From a single Bacillus gobiensis genomic region:
- a CDS encoding ABC transporter ATP-binding protein, with translation MSTLLNVQDLTVDFKTKKGLLEAISDVNFTIRPGETVCLVGESGSGKSVTSKAIMRLIDYENGKISNGQILFNQDDLVTMSKKNLNRVRGKKISMVFQEPLAAFDPVFTIGQQLTEIILQHTNVTKKQAWIKGVTLLKRVGISEPDIRMKQYPNELSGGILQRAMIGMALACEPELLIADEPTTALDVTIQAQIIDLLNELKTEFNMAILLVTHDLGVAAQLADRIIVMYAGKIVEEATVQQLFQKPHHPYTRGLLQSIPKKEKRKLYSIEGSIPNLSEMPIGCRFHPRCPFATEKCQAESPPLFFVNDRYSACWYTEKLVEDKNWFEQETVNHSPLRVKESKEEEEPGEVIEKKDLFEIKGLSKYYALKQSGKQIKAVDQVSFSIKEGETFGLVGESGSGKSTLGRAILQLEKMTSGDVLFQGQSLLQLKNSEMRKIRKNMQMIFQDPYGSIDPRWTIGEIIAEPLKVHQKRKATKQIETEVKELLTKVGLNPDWHQRYPHEFSGGQRQRIGIARAIAVNPSFILADEAVSALDVSVQAQIINLLKELQQSLRLTYLFIGHNLNIVRHISDRVGVMYLGKIVEIAPSEELFNRPAHPYTEALIRSIPHSDPTNLKKNVVSIQGEIASPVNLPSGCRFRTRCPFATERCSEEVPELKEFKPGRHVACHYSSLVFDNEKKVIS, from the coding sequence TTGAGTACGTTATTAAATGTCCAAGACTTAACAGTAGATTTTAAGACAAAAAAAGGCTTATTAGAAGCCATATCGGATGTCAACTTTACTATAAGACCTGGTGAAACGGTTTGTTTAGTTGGAGAATCAGGAAGTGGGAAATCAGTTACTTCTAAAGCCATTATGAGATTAATTGATTACGAAAATGGAAAGATATCGAATGGCCAAATTTTATTTAATCAAGATGATTTAGTTACAATGTCTAAAAAAAACCTAAATCGAGTACGCGGGAAAAAAATATCTATGGTATTCCAAGAACCGCTAGCGGCTTTTGATCCCGTTTTTACGATCGGGCAACAGCTTACAGAGATAATTCTTCAACATACAAATGTTACAAAAAAGCAAGCGTGGATAAAGGGAGTTACTTTACTAAAAAGGGTGGGAATTTCTGAACCCGATATACGAATGAAGCAATATCCTAATGAATTATCAGGTGGCATATTGCAACGGGCAATGATTGGGATGGCGCTTGCGTGTGAACCGGAGCTGCTGATTGCCGACGAACCAACGACGGCCTTGGATGTAACTATTCAAGCACAAATTATTGATTTATTAAATGAGTTAAAAACAGAGTTTAATATGGCAATTCTTCTAGTGACACATGATTTAGGTGTTGCCGCACAGCTAGCCGACCGAATTATTGTGATGTATGCAGGGAAAATAGTGGAAGAAGCGACTGTTCAGCAGCTATTTCAAAAACCACATCATCCTTATACTCGCGGCCTTTTACAATCGATCCCGAAGAAAGAGAAACGAAAGCTTTATTCAATTGAAGGTTCGATTCCTAACCTTTCAGAAATGCCGATAGGATGCAGGTTTCATCCAAGATGCCCTTTTGCTACAGAAAAGTGTCAAGCGGAAAGTCCTCCATTATTTTTTGTAAATGATCGGTACAGTGCTTGTTGGTATACAGAGAAGTTGGTGGAGGATAAAAATTGGTTTGAGCAAGAAACGGTTAACCATTCTCCTTTACGGGTGAAGGAATCTAAAGAAGAGGAAGAACCTGGAGAAGTCATCGAGAAAAAAGATTTATTTGAGATTAAGGGACTAAGTAAATATTACGCTTTAAAACAATCAGGTAAACAGATTAAAGCCGTAGATCAAGTGTCATTTTCCATTAAAGAAGGAGAGACATTTGGGTTAGTAGGTGAATCTGGGAGTGGAAAATCGACATTAGGTCGAGCGATTCTTCAACTGGAAAAAATGACATCAGGTGATGTGTTGTTTCAAGGACAATCATTGTTACAGTTGAAAAACTCGGAAATGAGAAAAATCCGGAAAAATATGCAAATGATTTTTCAAGACCCTTATGGCTCCATTGACCCACGCTGGACCATCGGTGAAATTATTGCTGAACCGTTAAAAGTACATCAAAAAAGAAAGGCAACGAAACAAATAGAAACAGAAGTGAAAGAGCTTTTAACAAAAGTGGGACTTAATCCTGATTGGCATCAACGTTATCCTCATGAGTTCTCAGGCGGACAGCGGCAAAGGATTGGTATAGCAAGAGCAATTGCTGTAAATCCATCATTTATTTTAGCTGATGAAGCGGTTTCGGCATTAGATGTTTCAGTGCAAGCACAAATTATTAATCTGTTAAAAGAGCTGCAGCAATCGCTGAGGCTAACGTATCTATTTATCGGACATAACTTAAATATTGTACGTCATATTTCTGATCGGGTAGGTGTGATGTACTTAGGGAAAATAGTTGAAATTGCTCCTAGTGAAGAGTTATTTAACCGCCCTGCTCATCCCTATACAGAAGCGTTAATAAGGTCTATTCCTCATTCTGATCCGACGAATCTAAAGAAGAACGTTGTTTCCATTCAAGGAGAAATTGCATCTCCGGTTAATTTGCCCTCAGGCTGCCGATTCCGAACGCGGTGTCCGTTTGCGACGGAGCGTTGTAGCGAGGAGGTGCCTGAATTAAAAGAATTTAAACCAGGACGCCATGTTGCATGCCATTACTCTTCATTAGTTTTTGATAACGAAAAGAAAGTTATTTCATAG
- a CDS encoding ABC transporter permease, with protein sequence MREANSVLVKQKMASVPQRKFFRLKFWGLENLFIYLAVSIIVFLTICAIVPQWIAPYSPTEMFSDQILQSPSANHWFGTDYFGRDVFSVVVYGSRYSILIGFSAVLVGGIIGSLIGAIAGHVGGIVNMIFMRLIEILQTIPGLLLALAFAAALGANFLNIVLAVSLASLPSYARVICGQIVSVKNRPYVLASKSIGTSNIMIFLNHVLPNSYPPLLVMASNGLGVAILTGAGLSFLGLGVVSEIPDWGALLSQGRGYLAAAWWIATFPGLAISMFVLSVNIIGDRLRDYFDPKKRIA encoded by the coding sequence ATGAGAGAAGCAAATTCAGTACTCGTGAAACAAAAAATGGCTTCTGTACCTCAACGAAAATTTTTTCGTCTTAAATTTTGGGGCTTAGAAAATTTGTTTATCTATTTAGCGGTATCTATTATCGTTTTTTTAACGATTTGTGCCATCGTACCGCAATGGATTGCCCCTTATTCTCCTACTGAAATGTTTTCAGATCAAATATTGCAGTCTCCTTCAGCAAATCATTGGTTTGGAACAGATTATTTTGGAAGAGATGTTTTTAGTGTCGTTGTATATGGCAGCCGCTATTCCATATTAATTGGTTTCTCAGCCGTGTTAGTTGGAGGGATAATTGGCAGTTTAATTGGAGCTATTGCCGGCCATGTTGGAGGAATTGTGAATATGATTTTTATGAGGTTGATTGAAATTTTACAGACGATTCCTGGTTTGTTACTGGCATTAGCATTTGCAGCTGCGCTCGGTGCCAACTTTTTAAACATTGTACTGGCGGTTTCACTTGCTTCGTTACCAAGCTATGCAAGAGTTATATGTGGTCAGATTGTTAGCGTGAAAAATCGGCCATATGTATTAGCATCAAAATCAATTGGTACGTCTAATATTATGATTTTTTTGAACCATGTTTTGCCAAATTCTTATCCTCCTTTGTTAGTAATGGCTTCCAATGGTCTCGGCGTAGCTATTTTAACGGGAGCAGGTTTAAGTTTTCTTGGACTAGGTGTTGTGAGTGAGATCCCAGATTGGGGAGCTTTATTATCTCAAGGCAGAGGTTATTTAGCTGCAGCCTGGTGGATTGCGACTTTTCCTGGTTTAGCTATTTCGATGTTTGTTCTATCGGTGAATATAATTGGTGATCGTCTTCGTGATTATTTTGATCCGAAAAAAAGAATAGCTTAA
- a CDS encoding ABC transporter permease has product MQRLLVNRGITACIVLLGSLFLVFSINYFLPSDVVDQLLAENGSNPEIAENLRKELGLDLPFHVQFFNYITNLFQGDFGQSIINGEPVIEKIFAQLPATIMLTIASAAIAIFIGVTLGVLAAIHHNSLIDYMARIVGLVGISMPTFWSGILLILIFSIQLGWFPAMGSNGFSTLVMPAVTLGLVGAGFIVRIVRNSMLEVINESFILTLRSKGISERLVMYRHALRNALIPAITMIGIIIGDFLGGAVVIETVFARQGIGRIVADAIMAKDLPVVQGVVFFSAIIYVSINLLVDISYSLIDPRIRRSQLGGFSK; this is encoded by the coding sequence ATGCAAAGATTACTAGTAAACAGAGGTATTACCGCATGTATCGTATTACTAGGTTCCTTGTTTTTAGTTTTTTCTATTAATTATTTTTTGCCCAGTGATGTAGTCGATCAGTTGTTAGCTGAAAATGGATCTAATCCAGAAATAGCCGAAAATCTTCGAAAAGAGCTTGGATTAGATTTACCGTTTCATGTGCAATTTTTTAATTATATAACGAACTTGTTTCAAGGCGATTTTGGTCAGTCCATCATAAATGGTGAGCCCGTTATTGAGAAAATTTTTGCTCAACTTCCGGCAACGATCATGTTAACGATAGCAAGTGCTGCCATTGCCATCTTTATAGGAGTTACGTTAGGAGTTTTAGCTGCTATTCATCATAATAGCCTTATTGATTATATGGCGAGAATCGTTGGTTTAGTTGGAATATCAATGCCTACGTTTTGGTCAGGCATTTTATTAATATTGATTTTTTCGATTCAATTAGGATGGTTTCCAGCAATGGGATCAAATGGTTTTAGTACGTTAGTTATGCCTGCTGTAACACTAGGATTAGTAGGGGCTGGTTTTATTGTTCGGATTGTTCGAAACAGTATGCTTGAAGTGATAAATGAATCATTTATTTTAACTCTGCGTTCCAAGGGAATTTCCGAACGGTTAGTGATGTATCGACATGCTTTACGGAATGCACTTATTCCTGCAATTACAATGATTGGAATTATTATTGGAGATTTTTTAGGAGGTGCTGTCGTTATTGAAACGGTATTTGCTAGGCAAGGAATCGGCCGCATTGTCGCAGATGCCATAATGGCGAAAGATTTACCAGTTGTACAAGGTGTGGTTTTCTTTTCAGCAATTATATATGTTTCCATTAACTTGCTTGTAGACATCTCATATTCATTGATTGATCCGAGAATTAGACGTAGCCAGTTAGGAGGTTTCAGCAAATGA